In Risungbinella massiliensis, the genomic stretch AGTTCTCCGCCACAAAGTCCATATCATGAATGATTGTCATCACTAGTTTTTGTTGGTCTCTTAGACTTTTGATGATCTGTTTGATTTTTTCTTTTCCAGCATGGTCCTGGGCTATAGTCGGTTCATCCAAGATGATAATCGCTGGGTCCATCGCGACGATGGATGCGATACAGAGAAGCTTTTTATCTGATAGGCTCAGATCTTGTGGGTTCTCTTCTACGCTATCTTCTAACCCTACCATTTCGAGTGCTTGAAGAGCTTTTTGTTTAGCTGTTTTCGCATCCATTTTGATGTTGAGCGGGCCAAATAGGACTTCATCTAAAACATTCCCTTTAAAGATCTGATCGTTCGGATTTTGGAATACCAATCCGATTTGCTTGGCTAGTGCGGCAACGGTAGTATCTTTTATATTTTGGCCTTGGATCAGGATATCTCCAGTACTTGGTTTGAGTAGGCCTTTCAGCAACTTCACCAAGGTTGTTTTCCCTGCTCCATTTTGTCCAATGATTGCAGTCGAGCGTTGATCCAAATCGAGGGTGATATTTTGGAGGATCTGCTTACCTTCTTGATAGGAAAAGGATAGATTCTTTACTTGGATCATGATGATTCTCTCCTTAAGTACTATAACTATATGCCACTCATAATCTTGATCAGACTCGCTCCGTTATTCAAATTTTGTGAGAGGCTAATACCTTAGATGCCTCATCAAGAGTGACCGGATACGAAGAGGAATCCACATTTTTCGCATTTAGCTCTTTACACACCCTAGTATAGATGGGAGCTTGTACTCCATAGTCTGCTAGGTCATCACGGGAAAAGACATTTGCCGGAGTATCCCAATCGATCAATTTTCCTCGATCAAGTAGGGCAACTCGGTTGCAGTATTGGGCGATTTTTTCCATCTTGTGCTCTACCATCACGACAGTCATGCCTTCTTGGCTCAGGCGCTGAATCGCTAGAAATACTTCCTCCGATCCTTTTGGGTCTAGCTGGGAAGTAGGCTCGTCCAACACAATGACCTCTGGTTTCATTGCGATCATACTGGCGATTGCCATTCGTTGCATCTGTCCACCAGATAAATCAAATGGATTGCGATCCTTTAATTCGGAGATATGGAGTAGATCTAGTACATAGTTAATACGGTCGATCATTTCGCTACGGGTTAGTCCCATATTTTCCAACCCAAATGCAACCTCTTCATAAACGGTTAACTTGGAACCTGTTACTTGGGTGAACGGATTTTGAAAGACGATCCCCACTTTTAAAGATAGCTCGCTGATCGAACTATGTTTTACCTCCACCCCATCGACAATCACCTTGCCCCCATAAGCCCCTTGGTAAAAATGGGGGACTAGTCCTACTAGAGCCTGACAAAGGGTGGATTTACCTGATTGATTGCGACCAACAATGCCGACCATCTCTCCTTGTTCTATTTCCAATGAGAGATCATGGAGGGCTAATGTTTCCGAACCTGGATACTTGTATTTCAAATGTTCGATGACAATTTTTTTCATGAGATAACCCTCCAAACGACTGCCAACACCACTAGTAACACCAGTCCCCCCTGTATCAGGTGACTATAGGCATAGCTTTTTTCTTCATGTAAATAGGTCTTTTGTCCACTGGCATTGAACCCTCGTACTTCCAGTGCCATCGCTCGTTCTTTTGTTTGGATGAGGGAATTCAACACCACAGGGCCGAGCAACGGGAGGAATGCTTTCATTCGTACCCATAGATTCCCTTCGGTCTCCATTCCTCTGGAACGCTGTGCATCCGTGATTGTCCCCATAGTAGACATCATCTGTGGAATGATCTGAAAAACAGATTGAAGTACATAGCCGAATCGTGGAGAGAGTCCTTTGCGAACTAGTGACTCTACTAAATCAGATGGCTTGGTCGTGAGAACCAGGATCATAAAAGCCCCAACGATATTGATCACTCTCAGCGAGATCAACAGAGCATAAAGTAGCCCTTCTTGATAAAAAACGAGTGATCCTAGTGAAAAAAGAGGGGTGGTGTTCCCCTCATAGAATAAACTTTGAATAATAAGGACAGTAGAAAGAACCAAGAGAACAAAACCATAAATCGGGAGACTTTTCCAAAAAACCTTTGCCATTACTAATAAAGCAATACTCATCATGGAACAAACCAAAGCAATAGAAATCATAGGCAAAATGATCGGAACTGCAATCGCAAAAAGAATATAAACGATTTTACTGATTGGATCGATCCGATGTACAAATGAATCTCTTTCCACAAATAAACTAATCGATTTCAAAGATGTCGCCTTCTTTCTAGCAACTCTGTTTTAATTATAGGCGATACTCACTCCGAGAAACTTGATCAAAGTCGCTCCCTAGATCAAGGTTCTCTCCGTATACTAAAAATGGTTCTCTAAACTAATCCAGAGACTCTAATTTGTTCTCATTGCGGTAAAGCTGTTTGACGTTGTTAGGAAGACCTCTAAAAATAGCATAGCTTGCGAGAACCGTAATCACTTTATCTGGCAGATCGACTACTAACTCATCTAAGAAAGAAGCTAGCCATACAGACCCTGTATTTGCCATCACGATCGCAAAGAGCCCATCACCCCAGATATTCCCTGTTTGTCCACCCCAGAATGCCACGTTGAGCGGCGTAGAGATAATTACTGCAGTGATTCCCACTGCTAGTCCAACTACTACTGCTTTGGACCAACTGGAAATCCATCCCTTATATGTCATCACACCAGCTACTAGTCCAATAAACACACTCGTAATCCCATAAACAAAAGAAATCGGGTCCATTGTCAGTCCATAAATGATGTTATTTACAGCACCAGCAATCGCCCCAATAACCGGACCAGCTAACATACTGGCTAGAATCGTACCAATTGCATCGAGCCAAAGTGGCAGTTTGAGAACCCCTGCAAATAGCTTCCCAATATAGTTGATCCCAACTGCAACTGGAATCAATACCAGAGCAGCAGTAGAAAAACGAAATGACCACATACTATTTTTTTGCATTCCAAACCCCTCCTGTAATCGCTTTCAGTTTACATTTCCACTAATATACAACGATAGAGAAGAAATATAGAATAGGCTGTTTTTATTGTTGAATTAACCCAAGTTAAGCGTAGGCTCGCCTCTAGCTTTGGGTTCATTATGCAACATACTCTATTGTTATTTATCTTGACTATAAGCCACAAGCGTCTCTAACGCAGTAACAATCATATTTTCTTCTCCCTGCGCAGTCGTATTTTGCTGATCTACATAATCGTTGATCCCTGATTCCAAGTCACCCTCTGACTCGACGACTACATTTAAAATAGAAGCCACTTTTACCTTACGTAGTCCCCCAATCACAAACAAAGCAGAAGTCTCCATGTCAGAAGCTAGAACACCTTTATTCCCCCAGTATTGGTCAATCTGTTCTTCTTCATCAGTATAAAAACTATCATGACTTCTCACGATTCCGCAGTGATAGGACACATCCAATTTTTTAGCAGAGTCGACCATTCGAATGTATAGCTCTGGATCTGGTATAGCAGGGTACCCTTTTTCGATGTAGGCAACCGATGCTCCATCATGGCGTACGGCACCAGCTGCTAAAATTAGATCTCCTAACTTAATATGTGGTTGTACTGTTCCGCAGCTTCCAATTCGAATCATGGCTTTGACACCAACATTTTTTAATTCCTCTACTGCTATGCCGGCAGATGCACCACCGATCCCTGTCGAGGTAACAAGGAGCTTGACCCCTTTATACCAACCAACGACTGTTTTATACTCGCGATGGTAGGCAACTTCCTGAGCATTTTCTAGATACTTTGCTACTTTCTCTACTCGACCAGGATCACCTGGTAATAGAGCGTACTCTGCTGCCAGTTCACTGCTAATCCGGATATGTGGTTGTACGATTTCCACCCTACTCCTCCTTTCTGTATCATCCACCTTCTGTCTAGAATATAGCATCAAAAAGGGTAGGGTGGGTTGCTATTTTTCGTTTTGAATTATTAGTTTTTAATATGGGGAAAAAAGCCACCTTCATATAGTGGCTTTTGCAATATTTTTATAAAATACATCCACCTCTAACCTCTCTGGTAGACCAGCTACCTGACCATCTCCTAACTCCATGATCATCCAAGACCCATCCTTACATTGAGCTATATCCATCGTAAAGAATCGGCTTGGTACTAGTTTTGCTATATCCTGAAATTGCTCTATCGGGACATTCTCCACATGATACTCTCCATGCTCCCAATAGGGACTTTGACTGATACATTCTCCATCCAAATAAAACAGACGATACTCTACTGTTAAAGGCATACCACTCTGTGGGTGCTCTGTTAATTCTTCCAATTCAATAAATTCTCGAAAGACGATCCCCTCATTGAGCTCGTTCCCCTGTAATTCCAAAAAGCGTTGAACTACCTTTTCTACCTGAACACGATTGGAGGCATCCGGAATATAGCAAGCTTCCTCCCACTCGTGTTTACGAGATTTAACAAAATCTTTTACGATAACAGGGACATTTCCAAAAGGTGCTAATAATTGATGAACTTGTTCCATATGGAATGTTGGATCTACTGGAATCCATCTAGAACGAGGAGTTCGTTCTTGAATAATCGGATATGTATATGGAAAATAGTGACAAACTCCATATTGATTTGGCCCATTGATCAACCGTAAGCCACGTTGCAACAATGCCTCGTACAATTGCTGATACTGTCCCTTTTTTAACATCCATCCTCGATAGATCGCAGTTTCTAGTTGGTCTAGCTCTTTTACCCAACGTACTGCCTTTGTAACGTTCCCTTCTTCTATTAGAGCCTCTAAATCAATACGAGCCACAGAAAATCCAGCTCTCTCCGCAGCTAATGATTCTTCTTGGTAAACTATATCAATCTTTTTTGAATCTAGTGGATCTGCACAATAGATCAGATGCATTCCTTTCTCCACTCCTTCATACTGTTCGATTGTACTATATACAATAATTTTATTAGTCTTTTGTCATGATCATCGCTCTTTTTTTCGAGATACTGTCTATGCCACTCATGTCTCCTCCACATATGTTAATGAACATATATCTCGAGAGGAGCATTTCCATGAATAAACGCCTAGCAAAGCTTCTTCAAAAGACCAGTCTATATGGTACATTAGCAAAATATTATGAGCATATGAACCCTGAAAAGCATATTTACTTCTATCGTAAGCATCTGAAATACGAGCGACAATTGGTTCATCTTTATTGGCAATTAAAAGGCGTAGGCGAATACCCACGTTGCTAGAAAAAGTCAGTGGATAGTTATACATGACCTATTGAAACTAGGTAACTTACTGGCTGTCATTTAGAAGATTATCTTCTCTTAAAGTTACTATCTTTCATGTAAGTACAATCGTTATCGGTTAAAAAGAGTAAACGGGTTAAAATCCATTAGTCACACAACTACAATTTTATATATAGCTGTTGCGGACCTCTTGATGCTCCAAGACAAATTTCAATGTACGACTGATTAGTGGTGGAAGCAAGGTAACATGACCTTCTAGTTCATAGTATTCATACTCCAGACGAAGTCCCGGTAAAGTATTTGAGGATAACAGCTTATACATATCCAAGGCATCTTGGATCATGAATAGCTTTTCTCGTCCACCCACTGCAATTAGAAGACTTGTTTCAGAGCATACGGTATTTTCCTCATGTATTTGTTCCTTTTGTCTAATGAATTCATCCGCCATTTTTACTAGATAACGGTTTTTCCACCAAATCGAAGGGCTTCCGGCTATATATGTTTGAAAGCTAGAAAGTTTAGTAAATAGAACATGTAAAGCGAATAATCCTCCTAAGGAATGTCCAAACAAAGCTTGACGTTTTCGATTAATTTTTAATCGGCTTTGGACCATTGGCTTTAATTCATTTTCTATAAAGCTAAGAAAATGATCAGCCCCTCCTAATTCTGGCCAGTCTGGGACTCCATGGACCCCACGATCACAATTCTTTTGACTTGTTTGGGTACTGTATATTGTTTACCTAAGTAAGTGATCGTTTGAGTATCGGTCTCTCCATCTATCAAAATCCTATCTCCTTTTAATTGAAATCGATTATCATTATCGATATTGTAATAGAATAACATTGCCAACTAACTTAATAGTTCGCTTGTTCGCTTTTAAAAAACAACTGTATGGATCGTTGGTATAAATAAATTGCTACACTATATAATGAGACCCTGTTTAAAAGGAGCTACTTTTTATGAGAGACAAACTGATCTCTTTATCCATAATAAAAAAAATAAAAGCGATTAATACATGGCTGTGTTTGATCCTTTGCTTACCTTGGAGTTTTCTTTTTTTATGTCTGCTTTTTTTACAAATCGCACACCTCCATGGACTAATCTTTTTATAATTGGCATGCTTATCTCAATTGGACTTAATTTTTTACTAAATTACTTGATCGAAAAAAAAGAGGGCGTCATGTAAAGAAAAGAAGCTCACACCTTCTAAGCGATGTGGGCTTCTTTTCTTAATCTCTTAAGTTGCAAACTGCTCATTTCCTGCTTTTTCTTCTCTTGGATCATCGACTTCTGCTGGTCTTGCACGTTTCACAAATAACGACAAGATCAATGCTACGATCACCAGAACAACTGATACAGCAAACGAATCGTTGATTCCATCTACCATCGCTTGCATCCCAATCTGGTGTTGTATTTCGGCAGTTGGAATGGTTCCTTGACTAATTACGTTCTTGGCCAATTCTTCAGCATGCGTAGCAGTACGATTAGACATCACCGTTACCAGCAGAGCCGAACCAATCGCTCCTGATACTTGCTGAAGCGTATTGTTCATCGCAGTAGCATGCGGATTAAATTGAGCTGGTAACTGATTGAGTCCATTTGTCATAATCGGCATCATGACCATGGACATACCAAACATCCGAACAGTGTATAACGTAATCAATGTTGTATAGGTTGTCTCTAAGGTCAACTGACTAAAGAAATACGTGGTAATCGCAGTAATCGTTAAGCCAATTACAGCCAGCAAACGTGCACCAAATTTGTCAAAAAGCTTACCTGTAATTGGAGACATGATCCCCATCATTAATGCACCTGGTAACATTAATAGTCCAGAATCAAGTGGTGAGATTTCTCGAATGGTTTGAATATAGATTGGCATCAATAACATAGCAGAAAATAATGCCATCGTGATAACAATGGAAATGGTCGAAGATAAAGCAAACATCGGATATCGGAAGATGCGGAATTCTAGCATTGGTATTTCCAACTTAAATTGACGGACAATGAATAGCACTAGTCCAATCACACCAACAATGATCGTTCCATAAACTTCTGGCGAATCCCAACCTTTGTCTCCGGCAGAACTAAATCCATATAGCAAGCCGCCAAAACCGATCGTAGATAATACTAACGATAAGAAGTCTAGGTTGATCGGTGTCTTCTCTTTTTTATCTCTTAATAAGAAGACCGCTGCTATTAACACAATAAAGGAAATTGGGGAGACAATATGAAATAACATTCTCCAATCGAAATGCTCGATGAGCCACCCTGACAATGTAGGTCCGATCGCAGGAGCAAAAATCATCACTAATCCAAAGATCCCCATTGCAGATCCTCGTTTCTCAATAGGGAAGCTTGTTAGCATCACGTTCATTAAAAGTGGCATCATAATCGCTGCCCCAGAAGCCTGAATCACACGGGCTATTAACAGAACAGAAAAAGCAGGAGACATACCAGCTAAAATAGTCCCAACTGTAAATAATGACATTGCAGTCAAGAATAAGCCCCTAACGGTAAAGCGTTGAATCAAAAAGGCCGTGGTTGGAATCATGATTCCGTTTACTAACATGTATCCTGTAGCCAACCACTGTACAGTAGATGTTGTTACGTCTAAATCTTTCATAATAGATGGTAATGCTACATTCAACAGCGTTTCATTTAACAATGAAATAAATGCGCCGATTAATAAAATGGCAATGATGCCATATGGTGGTTTATTTAAAGTATCAGTCGATTGCACTTATGCCATACTCCTTCTTGAACTGTCAGTTTATTTTTTTATACATATGTTACACACCTAAAGTATATTATACCTTCAGTTCAATTTTTTCAACAAAAAAATATCGTTTAAAATCAAATGATTTGTGCAAACGATTAAGATCAGCTATTATATTTTAGACAGCCAGTCTAATTTAACTTTCGGGTGAATTTTATGAACAATAGAAAACAGCAGGTTATCAATAACGCTCATCACCTATTTATTGAAAAGGGATTTCAGGCTACATCAATCCAAGATATCTTGGACTACAGTGGCATTTCCAAAGGGACTTTTTATAATTATTTTTCATCGAAAAATGAATTATTAATCGCCGTTTTCAAATGGCTATTTTCAACGTTGGATAAAGAACGAAACAAAGTATTAGTCGGAAAAGATCCTACCGATTTAGATTTATTTATCGTACAAGTACAAATTCAAATGAAAAATCATCATAAACATAAGCTATTCCGTCTGTTTGAAGAAGTATTCATGTCCAATGATCCGGATTTAAAAGCATACATTAACAAAAAGCAATTTGTGGAGTTAAGTTGGTTCTATAATCGTTTTATCGAGCTTTTTGGAGAAGAGAAAAAGCCTTATTTACTTGACTGCGCTATCATGTTCACCAGCATTTTACATCGCAATTTCCATTTTAACTTTAAAGCCAAAGAAACTAATTTGAATGAAGATGAAGTAATTCGCTATAGCGTGAATCGATTGATCCATATGGTAGAAGAAGTTTCGAATACAGGGGAACAGCTTTTGGACCCTCAGTTATTAGAAAAATGGGTACCAACCTGTGAAAGTGCGAAGCTCAAGTTGGAACAAGAAGTCCTCAACTGTATCATTGAATTGAAAAAATGTATGAACAAAGAGGTAGTAAACGAGCTAGAGCAACAGAAATACTCCGAGCTATTAGATTTTATACAAGAAGAACTGTTTCACCAGCCAACATCTCGGAAATTTATTATCGAAAGTGCGTTAAATTCATTGAAGCAAAGTAGTATTGCCTCGTTCAAACAGAATCTGAACACACTCAAACAGCTAATTGATTCCTATTTAGAAGAAATTTGAACACTCCCCATCTACCGATAGGGAATGTCTCAAACTGTTCCTACTGCAAGAAGTCTTAGACCCTCTTATTCTGAGCAGCATGGAGGTCTCGATCATGTTCTACCCGGCACTTAGGGAGAAGTGGGAGTATTTTCAGCTATAATAGATAAAAAAACAACATCCAATTGGACCAAATAGGTATTCGTTTACTTCAAAACGGGTACCTAATTTATGTCAGGTAGATATCCTAACAGTGACTTTATTGACTTCCTTAACTGTATAAATTAAAATTACAGTATTCTTTCTGTGAGAGGAAACGTATTCAGTGAATAGCGAATTTACCATAGCCGTGCACAGCTTAGTTTTTTTAGCGCATCTTCCTGATCACATGGCTAGTAGTGAATTAATTGCGACCAATGTTTCAACAAATCCCGCTAGAATTCGAAAGATTATGGGTTGTCTACGAAAAAAGGGATTTGTTAAAACAAAAGAAGGAGTTGGAGGGGGCTATATTTTAGACTGTAACCCTGAAGAAGTCACATTGGCTCAGATTTATCGTACAGTCTCATCTAAAATGCTAAAGCCTCACTGGTGTACAGGGAATCCAGAAGAAACTTGTCCCATTTCATCCAATACTCAAGAGGTCATGGATCAAATTTTTCATGAAGCAGAAATTTACTTCGAAAAATATTTGGACCAAATTACGATATACGCCGTTCTACAAAAAATAAAACAATGTCCATGATATTGGTTTATTTTTACCTATACTGTAATTTCTAAAGTTACAGATACAAAAAATCTCCTTCGCTGTTTATCCTTTAAATAGTAACTGTAACTTTATTTATAACATTTAAAAGGAGTGTGCTGTTAGTGACATGGATCAACAACTCCCCATTAAAAGAAGGCGATTGGGTCAAAGGAAAGTCACGGGATGGAGAATTGCTATTCGGTTACCTTCAAAATATAGATCTCACAAAAGGCTTGGCAATGATTTACGTTGTCGAATGTGATAACGATCAACAAACTGGAAAGACAATGGTGCTTCAAACAAAGGCGATCGAAAGGCTTCCAATTTCCACTACGAAAAATGAACACCAACTTGCTCAATTGATTGATCTAGCATTACAAACAAAAGATGAAAAATGGTTTATGGATTTATCCACTGAATTAAACGCGATTCGTACTACTTCGAAACAGAATACCAACCTAGATGATACTAGTCCTCATCGTAATAGATTGTACAAATGAATAAACAACAAGGTTTTAAAAAACGGTTCAAGAAAATAATAACAGTAGACAATATTGGATAGGAGAAGTAAAACATGAAATGTAAGATTACTCGTAACGCTGCCACCATTTTAAAAGAGATGTTAAGCAAAGAAGACGCAGCAGGTAAAATGGTTCGTGTATTTGTTACAGGCAATCATGGTGACCATGCCCATTATGATTTCAAACTGGATACACCTACTGAACACGACGAAATCGTAAAAACGAACAAAGATATTGATGTTTTATTGGATAAACGAGAAGCCGATTTGCTCGATGGAGTTTGGATTCAGTATTTTTATATTCCGCAAGAAGGCTTTGTAATAGCCAATCCATCCAAAGGAAATCACCACCACTCATTCTAATCCAAGAGACCACTCATTAGACAAAGCTGTCTAGGAGTGGTCTCTATCATATATAATAAAAGCCAATCAACCCATTACCTATTTTCATAAGGAGACTATCATGGACGGAAGCATTCGTAGTAACATTCAACCTGGTCTAGAAGTACATATTGTACTAAAACAAGACCAAAGATCAGGAAAATTAACACACGGGATCGTGAAAGATATTCTAACGAACTCTCCCAAACATCCTCATGGAATTAAAGTTCGCCTTACAGATGGACAAGTAGGAAGAGTTAAGGAGATCATTTCGAAATAACACCACTTAGGGCATTCATTTCGAATGCCCTAAGTGTATTTAGCAAGAAGTGATTTCCTACTTTTCAATATATACAGAACGTACAATGGTACGGTTCATCTCTTTGCCTTCTTTATTTTTCCCTTTTACATCTATGGTCACATTATAGACGCCAGATTGCTTCACTTCTGGTAAGTTTTCCTCAAAGCTAGCAGCATCTAACTTCTTCGTCGAATGGGTCTCGGCTACCAAGCTTCCTTCTTTGTCCACAACACGAATGGTAAAGGACACTGCTTCTGAATTGCTAGGCTGTTTAGTAGGTTGCATTAAACGAAATTTTGCTTTTGTTTGCTTCACTTTCCCTGGTAATTCTAACGAAATAGATTCAGCTTGTTTGAGTTGAGTTACCATAAAATATGCATCTTTTTTAGCTTTACTCTTCAATTGGATTGACCAAGTACCTACTTCCATCTGTTTCAATTGAAATGTTTGTACATGTGCACCTATAAAATAGAATTGGTCTGTCCCAGTTACTACATTACTATTTTTATTTGTATATACTTTTCCAGACGGTGAGATTAATTTCACTTGGGTATCAGAAGTTGCTGTTAGTACTGAGATATCTCCATCTGTCTTGGTATCTACAACAAAAGTCTGCTTGTCCCATTTGTTTTTGACAAGTGGTCCTCCTAGAACAGTCTGATTCGAGCTACTCATAATCGGCTGCTCGGATTGGTATGTTGCTAAGTTTTGATTTGTCGAGTTTATAGTAGCAGTACGAAGTTTCGGTTCAATCCGAGAAAATACTTTGGAACCCACTCGAATATTGTCATGATCCAAATTGGAATCGGTAAACAGATGAACTCCATATGGGAGCTTTGTACTCCAAACGTTCACTAGCCCGTCATTGGAACCATAGGAAGATAAATACATCCCTCCTGTATATAACGCGGAGAACATAGGACCCCAGTCAGTACCAGCGACAGTATAATACTTATTTAGCTTTGCATTTGGATGAGAATCCGTAACCGAGCGGAAGTTTGCCATCTCTCCTACTTGCAAGGAATAGGTTCCATCATCGCGTTGTCCGAGCAATGAAGCAAGCCAACCAGCCCACCAACTATAAGATAGATCTGCTAAGTGAGAACCATGATGTGGAGAACCGAGAGTTATCACGTTTCCAACATATCGATGAGCACCATAATGAACCAATGCAGCTTGAGTATCAGGTCCCCCTTTGCTATGTGCTACAATATTTACTTTTTTCCCAAAACGTTGATAGATTTGCTCCAACATCGTCGCTAGCAATCGTCCGTTATCCCACTGACTATAGGAACCATTGCCCGCAGCGTCATATAACTGGACAAACACTGTTTGATAACCTGCGTTGTAAGCGCTGTCATACATATCATTTGGACCATGATAACTTGTTTCTCCATACCAACTACTTGCAGTACCATTTTTCCCTTGAACGAACACAATAGGTGGCTTATTTGGATCATAATTTGGTGGAGTTGCCCCCAAAAACCACTCTCCTGGAGTAAATGTCTCACCAGGAGGAGTCAGCTTTCCTGCTTCAACCATTAGTGGTGTAAAAGAAAAAAATGCCATAAAAAGTGCTAGGATAACAGCAGTAATCTTAGATTTTCTAAGCACACTAACAACCCCTTTCAAAATTATTTTGTAATTCACATTAATTATAACATTTATATTCAAAAAAATTTCATAATCATATATTTCAAACCAATCATCTTGTGCTTATAACCTAACATTCTCTTTCATAATAAAACCACAGTATCTACTAACTACTGTGGGATCAAAGATATAAGGACTTGTCTATCTCCATCTTAGGAAGTAAAACCGTTTCGCCCTGTCCTTACAAATAAAATGAGCAGTTCAACCTATATGGTTGAGACCGCTCTGATCCAAATCGGGCTAAATTTTTCCTTTTCCTTCACACCTTGGACATTTAGGTGGTACTACATATACTACTGGGCCTTTTGGTTTGACTTGACCTGTTCCACGACAATTAGGACATTTATCTCCATGTTTACTGCTTCTTCCTGTTGTGTGTCCAACTACTCCAAAATTTGCAATGCCTCTACCAAAATGCATCATAGAGAGATTCCTCCTTCTCTATGACAGATCTTGAAATTTAGCTCCTCGATTTGTATCGGATCATCGCTTGATCTGCCGGATGAAAAGAAAAGCGATCTCTTCTCTTCATCCGGTAGACCAAGGATGACTTTATAATAGTAACGAAAAAACCGCTTTAGATAAACAATATTATCGAAAAACTTTATCTATTTCAGCTTGTTGCATTAATCCAAGTTAAACGT encodes the following:
- a CDS encoding heme biosynthesis protein HemY, which gives rise to MKCKITRNAATILKEMLSKEDAAGKMVRVFVTGNHGDHAHYDFKLDTPTEHDEIVKTNKDIDVLLDKREADLLDGVWIQYFYIPQEGFVIANPSKGNHHHSF
- a CDS encoding TetR/AcrR family transcriptional regulator produces the protein MNNRKQQVINNAHHLFIEKGFQATSIQDILDYSGISKGTFYNYFSSKNELLIAVFKWLFSTLDKERNKVLVGKDPTDLDLFIVQVQIQMKNHHKHKLFRLFEEVFMSNDPDLKAYINKKQFVELSWFYNRFIELFGEEKKPYLLDCAIMFTSILHRNFHFNFKAKETNLNEDEVIRYSVNRLIHMVEEVSNTGEQLLDPQLLEKWVPTCESAKLKLEQEVLNCIIELKKCMNKEVVNELEQQKYSELLDFIQEELFHQPTSRKFIIESALNSLKQSSIASFKQNLNTLKQLIDSYLEEI
- a CDS encoding IDEAL domain-containing protein, with protein sequence MTWINNSPLKEGDWVKGKSRDGELLFGYLQNIDLTKGLAMIYVVECDNDQQTGKTMVLQTKAIERLPISTTKNEHQLAQLIDLALQTKDEKWFMDLSTELNAIRTTSKQNTNLDDTSPHRNRLYK
- a CDS encoding esterase/lipase family protein, which codes for MAFFSFTPLMVEAGKLTPPGETFTPGEWFLGATPPNYDPNKPPIVFVQGKNGTASSWYGETSYHGPNDMYDSAYNAGYQTVFVQLYDAAGNGSYSQWDNGRLLATMLEQIYQRFGKKVNIVAHSKGGPDTQAALVHYGAHRYVGNVITLGSPHHGSHLADLSYSWWAGWLASLLGQRDDGTYSLQVGEMANFRSVTDSHPNAKLNKYYTVAGTDWGPMFSALYTGGMYLSSYGSNDGLVNVWSTKLPYGVHLFTDSNLDHDNIRVGSKVFSRIEPKLRTATINSTNQNLATYQSEQPIMSSSNQTVLGGPLVKNKWDKQTFVVDTKTDGDISVLTATSDTQVKLISPSGKVYTNKNSNVVTGTDQFYFIGAHVQTFQLKQMEVGTWSIQLKSKAKKDAYFMVTQLKQAESISLELPGKVKQTKAKFRLMQPTKQPSNSEAVSFTIRVVDKEGSLVAETHSTKKLDAASFEENLPEVKQSGVYNVTIDVKGKNKEGKEMNRTIVRSVYIEK
- a CDS encoding YwbE family protein; the protein is MDGSIRSNIQPGLEVHIVLKQDQRSGKLTHGIVKDILTNSPKHPHGIKVRLTDGQVGRVKEIISK
- a CDS encoding Rrf2 family transcriptional regulator yields the protein MNSEFTIAVHSLVFLAHLPDHMASSELIATNVSTNPARIRKIMGCLRKKGFVKTKEGVGGGYILDCNPEEVTLAQIYRTVSSKMLKPHWCTGNPEETCPISSNTQEVMDQIFHEAEIYFEKYLDQITIYAVLQKIKQCP